From the Corythoichthys intestinalis isolate RoL2023-P3 chromosome 15, ASM3026506v1, whole genome shotgun sequence genome, one window contains:
- the si:ch211-67f13.7 gene encoding zona pellucida sperm-binding protein 3 isoform X1 — translation METKYIYFLFCVVLFFGCCEMSLKFTDRPIEVTKLGSPHSKHHTSRGFLDHDPTVGKKRFNRTYLPDVLLTCSAFDLVVRVKPSFYGFGADESELQLGQSCRSNGVLRPYGDLLFAYPLTACGSRKESTSDFLVYKFTLHYEPSTERFPSGAPRFDVVIECRYQRYNYVHQLAVKPTWTTVHLRKNLRVHPNEFQIHLMDDSWSNPVKNQVFRLGQKVNVQVSAPHLPTRRRLYINNCFALPDNNSSISHKYTIIGNLGCMLDSKRDPGGASRFISRANKTLRFSFKAFQFIFDPESEISIYCKLFASSKEPSPAQKSCSYRNKRWKALLGHDSICQCCDSQCGSSKSKRISIEGSVRSALLVADQPLVIEEGLLRVSRMTQPQHVHSGDILWPNDDVPKNDKDYGGKSVILRGKLGHTVGKVDLEKKKSEEAGLKGFIKDGYDVVEEEFKGLGAKHAIQDDEIKREELRDQVRMEHMLVSQVPEQKLVPKLNTEGDEGNKHTNGTKEAAKTQSSDVQNNYEQVDDKELAWYFSWT, via the exons ATGGAAacgaaatatatttattttttgttttgtgttgtatTATTTTTTGGGTGCTGCGAAATGAGCTTGAAGTTCACCGACAGGCCAATTGAAGTTACAAAACTAGGCAGTCCACATTCCAAACATCACACCTCTCGCGGGTTTCTTGACCATGATCCAACAGTTGGAAAAAAACGTTTCAACCGGACATACCTTCCAGACGTCTTGCTGACCTGCTCAGCGTTCGACTTGGTCGTCCGGGTCAAGCCATCTTTCTACGGATTCGGTGCAGACGAGTCAGAGCTCCAATTGGGCCAAAGCTGCCGAAGCAACGGTGTCCTGAGACCGTACGGAGACCTGCTCTTTGCATATCCCCTGACGGCGTGCGGCTCCCGGAAAGAA TCAACGAGCGACTTCTTGGTCTACAAATTCACTCTCCATTATGAACCTTCAACGGAGAGGTTTCCAAGCGGAGCGCCTCGGTTTGACGTCGTAATTGAATGTCGTTATCAAAG GTACAACTATGTACACCAACTCGCAGTCAAGCCCACTTGGACGACAGTGCATTTGCGGAAAAATCTGAGAGTGCATCCAAATGAGTTCCAAATCCATTTGATGGATG ATTCATGGAGCAACCCGGTCAAAAATCAAGTGTTCCGGCTTGGCCAGAAAGTTAATGTCCAGGTCTCTGCTCCACATCTGCCTACCAGAAGGAGACTGTACATCAACAACTGCTTCGCTTTACCAGACAATAACTCTTCTATATCCCACAAATACACTATTATTGGCAATTTGGG GTGTATGCTGGACAGCAAGCGGGACCCTGGCGGGGCTTCTCGGTTCATCTCACGCGCTAATAAGACCCTGAGATTTTCGTTCAAAGCCTTCCAGTTTATTTTTGATCCGGAGAGTGAG ATCAGCATTTACTGCAAATTGTTTGCTTCATCCAAAGAACCAAGTCCAGCTCAGAAATCATGCTCTTACAGAAACAAAAG GTGGAAGGCTCTCTTGGGACATGACTCTATATGCCAGTGCTGTGATTCACAGTGTGGGAGCTCAAAGTCAAAGAGAATAAGCATAGAAG GTTCTGTAAGAAGTGCCCTGTTGGTTGCGGATCAGCCACTTGTTATTGAGGAAGGCTTACTACGTGTCAGTAGAATGACTCAACCTCAACATGTGCACAGTGGTGACATCTTGTGGCCAAATGATGATGTACCCAAAAATGATAAAGATTATGGAGGAAAAAGTGTGATTCTGAGGGGAAAGCTAGGACATACCGTTGGGAAAGTCGACCTTGAGAAGAAAAAGTCTGAAGAGGCAGGTTTAAAAGGGTTCATAAAGGATGGATATGATGTGGTGGAGGAAGAATTTAAAGGCCTAGGTGCCAAACATGCGATCCAAGATGATGAAATCAAAAGGGAAGAGTTGAGAGACCAAGTGAGAATGGAGCATATGTTAGTTTCACAAGTCCCTGAGCAAAAACTAGTTCCAAAACTTAATACTGAAGGTGATGaaggaaacaaacacacaaatggGACAAAAGAGGCTGCAAAAACGCAATCCTCTGACGTCCAAAATAATTATGAGCAGGTAGATGATAAAGAGCTGGCTTGGTATTTTTCATGGACGTAG
- the si:ch211-67f13.7 gene encoding uncharacterized protein si:ch211-67f13.7 isoform X2 has protein sequence METKYIYFLFCVVLFFGCCEMSLKFTDRPIEVTKLGSPHSKHHTSRGFLDHDPTVGKKRFNRTYLPDVLLTCSAFDLVVRVKPSFYGFGADESELQLGQSCRSNGVLRPYGDLLFAYPLTACGSRKESTSDFLVYKFTLHYEPSTERFPSGAPRFDVVIECRYQRCMLDSKRDPGGASRFISRANKTLRFSFKAFQFIFDPESEISIYCKLFASSKEPSPAQKSCSYRNKRWKALLGHDSICQCCDSQCGSSKSKRISIEGSVRSALLVADQPLVIEEGLLRVSRMTQPQHVHSGDILWPNDDVPKNDKDYGGKSVILRGKLGHTVGKVDLEKKKSEEAGLKGFIKDGYDVVEEEFKGLGAKHAIQDDEIKREELRDQVRMEHMLVSQVPEQKLVPKLNTEGDEGNKHTNGTKEAAKTQSSDVQNNYEQVDDKELAWYFSWT, from the exons ATGGAAacgaaatatatttattttttgttttgtgttgtatTATTTTTTGGGTGCTGCGAAATGAGCTTGAAGTTCACCGACAGGCCAATTGAAGTTACAAAACTAGGCAGTCCACATTCCAAACATCACACCTCTCGCGGGTTTCTTGACCATGATCCAACAGTTGGAAAAAAACGTTTCAACCGGACATACCTTCCAGACGTCTTGCTGACCTGCTCAGCGTTCGACTTGGTCGTCCGGGTCAAGCCATCTTTCTACGGATTCGGTGCAGACGAGTCAGAGCTCCAATTGGGCCAAAGCTGCCGAAGCAACGGTGTCCTGAGACCGTACGGAGACCTGCTCTTTGCATATCCCCTGACGGCGTGCGGCTCCCGGAAAGAA TCAACGAGCGACTTCTTGGTCTACAAATTCACTCTCCATTATGAACCTTCAACGGAGAGGTTTCCAAGCGGAGCGCCTCGGTTTGACGTCGTAATTGAATGTCGTTATCAAAG GTGTATGCTGGACAGCAAGCGGGACCCTGGCGGGGCTTCTCGGTTCATCTCACGCGCTAATAAGACCCTGAGATTTTCGTTCAAAGCCTTCCAGTTTATTTTTGATCCGGAGAGTGAG ATCAGCATTTACTGCAAATTGTTTGCTTCATCCAAAGAACCAAGTCCAGCTCAGAAATCATGCTCTTACAGAAACAAAAG GTGGAAGGCTCTCTTGGGACATGACTCTATATGCCAGTGCTGTGATTCACAGTGTGGGAGCTCAAAGTCAAAGAGAATAAGCATAGAAG GTTCTGTAAGAAGTGCCCTGTTGGTTGCGGATCAGCCACTTGTTATTGAGGAAGGCTTACTACGTGTCAGTAGAATGACTCAACCTCAACATGTGCACAGTGGTGACATCTTGTGGCCAAATGATGATGTACCCAAAAATGATAAAGATTATGGAGGAAAAAGTGTGATTCTGAGGGGAAAGCTAGGACATACCGTTGGGAAAGTCGACCTTGAGAAGAAAAAGTCTGAAGAGGCAGGTTTAAAAGGGTTCATAAAGGATGGATATGATGTGGTGGAGGAAGAATTTAAAGGCCTAGGTGCCAAACATGCGATCCAAGATGATGAAATCAAAAGGGAAGAGTTGAGAGACCAAGTGAGAATGGAGCATATGTTAGTTTCACAAGTCCCTGAGCAAAAACTAGTTCCAAAACTTAATACTGAAGGTGATGaaggaaacaaacacacaaatggGACAAAAGAGGCTGCAAAAACGCAATCCTCTGACGTCCAAAATAATTATGAGCAGGTAGATGATAAAGAGCTGGCTTGGTATTTTTCATGGACGTAG